A single window of Candidatus Dadabacteria bacterium DNA harbors:
- a CDS encoding septal ring lytic transglycosylase RlpA family protein has product MIWVRFAVLIAFFAVGCSFSSGFPKWESRDFQRPKSTHTVQYGKASWYGDKEHGKRSASGEVFNRNAYTAAHKELPFGTVVRVTNRENGRQVRVRINDRGPYIRGRVIDLSYAAAKAIGLVRSGVAEVKVEVLSTPSKRSESLFVSLYTVQAGSFRSKAAANELKRKLSRVTDEDVRVESFAFEGDTYYRVRVGRFKKRKDAETLRVVLRKRGYSARIYVE; this is encoded by the coding sequence ATGATCTGGGTCAGATTCGCCGTCTTGATTGCGTTCTTTGCGGTCGGTTGCTCTTTTTCTTCAGGTTTCCCGAAGTGGGAAAGCCGGGATTTTCAGCGGCCCAAGTCGACGCATACCGTACAGTACGGCAAGGCTTCCTGGTACGGGGACAAGGAACATGGCAAGAGGTCCGCAAGTGGCGAGGTATTCAATAGAAATGCCTATACCGCGGCGCACAAGGAGCTTCCTTTTGGTACCGTCGTGCGTGTTACCAATCGCGAGAATGGCAGGCAGGTAAGGGTCAGGATAAATGACAGGGGTCCTTACATAAGGGGCAGGGTGATAGATCTCTCATATGCGGCCGCGAAAGCCATCGGACTTGTTAGAAGTGGTGTTGCGGAAGTGAAAGTAGAAGTGCTGTCGACACCCTCTAAAAGGTCAGAAAGCCTTTTTGTCTCCCTCTACACAGTCCAAGCCGGTTCTTTTCGAAGCAAGGCGGCGGCCAATGAACTCAAAAGAAAGCTTTCGCGTGTCACGGACGAGGATGTGAGGGTGGAATCTTTTGCCTTTGAGGGGGATACTTATTACAGGGTAAGGGTTGGCAGGTTCAAGAAAAGGAAAGACGCCGAGA
- a CDS encoding BamA/TamA family outer membrane protein produces the protein MDSPISSFSDRNYSSNFPRELLCIPQSVAFLLSGLFFLLVLFPLALDVRAEEDETVFISGIKIKGLKDIELERIKDSMITPFPSRRPWRKRPEFNEQFLEDDIKRIEQVLREHGYYGSTVTHTLDFRDGNRKVDIEIKVEQGDSVIVKTLNIAVLGNHPDDYVSDVAEVILLEEGKPFSQISYQRSKVLITELFSDRGYPLADVKSEAIVSLRSREVNVEFIIDPGQEYYFGDVMFGGNSDIATRLLEREIEYEQGDLFSLKETQKSRANIFETGLFNSVIVDTEYDRRNFEVRTIYSVTERKLGTIRLGVGYATEDNLRAQLSWSQRNFFDGGRILQVTSSYSSLTRGLLARLDQPHLVGRNSSLAFLLDVRRDDFPGYEGLSFDFNSTLSKEFFDYLTLFSSLNVVFADIDSQVVRTPIESARDSVFLTAVDLGIEYDLTDSLISPTSGMRLFFFMERPIQTTSSARTDYLKFLAELRYYKSVSGIVLGKRATIGNISTLGGTDSLDVPIFKRFFAGGSASMRGYSFQHLSPLNSDRDPLGGNSIIIGNAEARFGLFNKLGAVIFFDYGNVYSKSFGFSASNLKYAAGAGLRYHTIIGPIRADFGYLLNPEDEERDDRFKIFISIGQAF, from the coding sequence ATGGATAGTCCTATATCTTCTTTTTCTGACCGCAACTATAGCAGCAACTTCCCGCGCGAACTCCTTTGCATACCTCAAAGCGTCGCCTTTTTGCTCTCGGGGCTTTTTTTTCTTCTCGTCCTTTTTCCCTTGGCTTTGGATGTTAGAGCCGAGGAAGACGAAACGGTTTTTATCTCCGGGATCAAGATAAAGGGGTTAAAAGATATAGAACTCGAGAGAATAAAGGACTCCATGATAACTCCTTTTCCCTCAAGGAGACCTTGGAGAAAACGTCCGGAATTCAACGAGCAGTTCCTTGAGGACGATATAAAAAGAATAGAGCAGGTTCTCAGGGAACATGGTTATTACGGTTCCACAGTAACCCATACCTTAGATTTCCGGGATGGGAACCGAAAAGTGGATATAGAAATAAAGGTGGAGCAAGGGGACTCCGTAATAGTGAAGACTTTGAACATAGCGGTTCTTGGTAACCACCCGGACGATTACGTCTCCGACGTCGCCGAGGTAATCCTCTTGGAAGAGGGGAAACCTTTTTCCCAGATAAGCTACCAGAGGTCAAAAGTTCTTATCACGGAGTTGTTCTCCGATAGGGGTTATCCTCTGGCGGATGTAAAATCCGAAGCGATTGTGAGCCTGAGGAGCAGAGAGGTTAATGTTGAATTCATCATCGATCCGGGCCAGGAATATTATTTCGGCGACGTGATGTTCGGGGGAAATTCCGATATTGCCACCAGACTTCTCGAGCGGGAGATAGAGTACGAGCAAGGGGACCTGTTTTCTCTCAAAGAAACTCAGAAATCACGGGCGAACATTTTTGAAACCGGACTTTTCAATTCCGTTATAGTGGATACTGAATACGACCGGCGGAACTTCGAGGTTCGGACTATATACAGCGTTACTGAAAGGAAACTCGGAACGATAAGGCTTGGAGTTGGATACGCCACGGAGGACAATCTAAGGGCGCAGCTATCTTGGAGCCAGAGGAATTTTTTTGACGGCGGAAGGATCCTTCAGGTCACTTCCAGTTATTCATCCCTGACACGGGGTTTACTGGCCAGACTTGATCAGCCCCACTTAGTCGGCAGAAACTCCAGTCTTGCTTTTTTGCTTGACGTGAGAAGGGATGATTTTCCGGGCTATGAGGGCTTGAGTTTCGATTTCAACAGTACCTTGTCCAAGGAGTTTTTTGATTATCTCACACTTTTCAGTTCCCTGAACGTCGTATTTGCGGATATAGACTCTCAGGTCGTAAGAACGCCGATTGAAAGTGCCCGCGACAGCGTTTTCCTGACGGCTGTTGATCTGGGAATTGAGTATGACCTGACCGACAGCCTTATAAGTCCTACCAGTGGAATGCGGCTGTTTTTCTTCATGGAAAGACCGATTCAGACTACTAGCTCCGCCCGCACCGATTACCTGAAGTTTCTGGCCGAGTTAAGATACTACAAGAGTGTTTCTGGGATCGTTCTGGGAAAAAGGGCGACAATTGGAAATATAAGCACACTTGGGGGGACTGATTCGCTTGACGTGCCGATCTTCAAAAGATTCTTCGCCGGAGGCAGTGCAAGCATGAGGGGTTATTCATTTCAGCATCTGAGTCCGCTTAATTCGGATCGGGATCCTCTTGGGGGCAACTCTATTATCATTGGCAACGCTGAAGCCCGCTTCGGGCTTTTTAACAAGCTTGGAGCGGTAATTTTCTTCGATTACGGAAATGTTTATTCAAAGAGTTTCGGTTTCAGTGCTTCCAACCTGAAGTACGCGGCCGGTGCCGGATTGAGATACCATACGATTATCGGGCCGATCAGGGCGGATTTCGGCTACCTTCTAAACCCCGAGGATGAGGAAAGAGACGACAGATTCAAGATTTTTATAAGCATAGGGCAGGCTTTTTAG
- a CDS encoding aminotransferase class I/II-fold pyridoxal phosphate-dependent enzyme, translated as MNRPDYNFSLINRLPPYVLGVVNELKHKARARGEDIIDLGMGNPDQATPDHIVEKLREAVSEPRNHRYSASAGLPKLRLAITDWYRRNYDVDLDPDSEAVVTIGSKEGISHLMVSILSPGDMAIVPNPSYPIHSYSVIIARGDTHSCPMGKKEDLIQSIEKAIKEVWPKPKVLILSFPNNPTTQVMDLDFFEKICDLARETGLIVVHDLVYAELCYDGYKAPSIMQVKGAKDVAVEFYSLSKTYSMPGWRVGFMVGNPEIVSALKRIKSYLDYGIFQPIQIAAITALNGPQEPVERIRETYRSRRDKLIESFARAGWEIPKPNATMFVWAQIPEEFAEMGSLEFSKLLIEKSKVAVSPGVGFGNYGEGFVRLALVENENRITQAARGVRKLLQGAHGY; from the coding sequence ATGAACCGGCCGGATTATAATTTTTCCCTGATAAACCGACTTCCCCCTTACGTGCTAGGCGTAGTCAACGAACTTAAACACAAAGCACGCGCCAGAGGAGAGGATATAATCGACCTCGGCATGGGGAACCCTGATCAGGCAACGCCGGACCACATAGTGGAGAAACTGCGCGAGGCAGTAAGTGAACCCAGAAACCACAGATACTCCGCTTCCGCCGGACTGCCCAAACTTCGTCTGGCCATAACCGACTGGTACAGAAGAAATTACGATGTTGACCTTGACCCGGATTCCGAAGCCGTCGTCACGATAGGATCAAAAGAAGGCATATCGCATTTAATGGTCTCCATACTCTCCCCAGGAGATATGGCGATAGTTCCAAATCCCTCCTACCCGATACACAGCTACTCCGTAATCATAGCAAGAGGAGACACTCACAGTTGTCCCATGGGGAAGAAAGAAGACTTGATACAGTCAATAGAAAAAGCGATAAAGGAAGTATGGCCAAAACCCAAAGTACTTATTCTTTCATTCCCCAACAACCCGACAACACAAGTCATGGACCTTGATTTCTTCGAGAAAATCTGTGACCTGGCACGTGAGACGGGTCTTATAGTAGTGCATGATCTGGTTTACGCAGAGCTGTGTTATGACGGATACAAGGCCCCGAGCATAATGCAGGTAAAGGGAGCCAAGGACGTTGCGGTGGAATTCTATTCACTTTCCAAAACCTACAGCATGCCCGGCTGGAGAGTAGGCTTCATGGTGGGAAATCCAGAAATCGTTTCCGCGCTCAAAAGGATAAAAAGTTACCTTGACTACGGAATATTCCAGCCGATCCAGATAGCCGCAATTACCGCTCTCAACGGACCTCAGGAACCTGTAGAGCGCATAAGGGAAACCTACAGGTCCAGAAGAGACAAGCTGATCGAATCATTCGCAAGGGCCGGATGGGAAATCCCAAAACCGAACGCCACTATGTTCGTATGGGCACAGATACCTGAAGAGTTTGCGGAGATGGGATCGCTTGAATTCTCGAAACTTCTTATAGAGAAATCAAAAGTCGCCGTATCCCCCGGAGTGGGATTCGGAAACTACGGAGAAGGATTCGTAAGACTTGCGCTTGTTGAGAACGAAAACAGAATAACTCAGGCGGCAAGGGGAGTTAGGAAGCTTCTTCAGGGCGCCCACGGCTACTAA